Proteins encoded by one window of Rhodamnia argentea isolate NSW1041297 chromosome 6, ASM2092103v1, whole genome shotgun sequence:
- the LOC115748434 gene encoding phosphoglycolate phosphatase 1A, chloroplastic-like: MLSRGVVVSCSGQSQRLFSAVSGFSAARFLPPPSSSPSSRFASVAWRSSFCSSGDPKPRPRMETLKAARASAPPLRDADDLIDSVETFIFDCDGVIWKGDSLIDGVPETLDMLRSKGKRLVFVTNNSTKSRKQYGKKFETLGLNVNEEEIFASSFAAAAYLKSIDFPKDKKVYVIGEDGILKELELAGFQYLGGPEDGGKKIELKPGFYMEHDEDVGAVVVGFDRYFNYYKIQYGTLCIRENPGCLFIATNRDAVTHLTDAQEWAGGGSMVGAIRGSTQREPVVVGKPSTFMMDYLSNKFGIQKSQICMVGDRLDTDILFGQNGGCKTLLVLSGVTSLPMLQSPDNKIQPDFYTNKISDFLSLKAATI, translated from the exons ATGTTAAGCAGAGGAGTGGTGGTCAGTTGCAGCGGCCAATCACAGAGGTTGTTCTCCGCCGTCTCCGGATTCTCCGCCGCTCGCTTCCTTCCACCTCCGTCGTCTTCTCCTTCGTCTAGATTCGCGAGCGTCGCATGGAGGAGCAGCTTCTGCTCTAGCGGCGATCCCAAGCCCCGGCCGAGGATGGAGACTCTCAAGGCCGCCCGCGCCTCGGCCCCGCCCCTCCGGGACGCCGACGACCTCATCGACTCCGTCGAGACCTTCATCTTCGACTGCGACG gaGTAATATGGAAAGGGGATAGCCTGATCGACGGAGTCCCCGAAACACTCGATATGCTCCGCTCAAAG GGCAAGAGATTGGTTTTTGTTACCAACAACTCAACCAAGTCCAGGAAGCAATATGGGAAGAAGTTTGAGACCCTTGGACTCAATGTGAATGAG GAAGAGATATTCGCATCGTCTTTTGCAGCTGCTGCATACCTAAAATCTATCGATTTCCCCAAGGATAAAAAG GTTTATGTGATTGGTGAGGATGGCATCTTGAAGGAGCTTGAGCTAGCTGGATTTCAATACCTTGGTGGTCCT GAAGATGGTGGGAAAAAGATAGAGCTCAAGCCTGGGTTCTACATGGAGCACGACGAGGAT GTCGGTGCTGTCGTGGTTGGATTTGATCGATACTTCAATTACTACAAAATCCA GTACGGAACACTTTGTATACGCGAAAATCCTGGATGTCTATTCATTGCCACTAATCGTGATGCCGTAACTCATCTCACTGATGCACAGGAATGGGCAG GTGGCGGTTCTATGGTTGGTGCCATCAGGGGATCTACTCAGCGTGAGCCAGTGGTTGTAGGGAAGCCATCAACTTTTATGATGGACTACCTATCAAACAA ATTTGGCATTCAAAAGTCTCAAATTTGCATGGTCGGGGACAGACTGGATACTGATATTCTGTTTGGCCAAAATGGAGGCTGTAAAACTCTTCTAGTTCTCTCAG GTGTGACCTCTTTGCCAATGCTTCAAAGTCCAGACAACAAAATACAGCCAGATTTCTACACCAATAAAATATccgattttctctctctcaaagcaGCAACTATCTGA